From the genome of Carassius auratus strain Wakin unplaced genomic scaffold, ASM336829v1 scaf_tig00029436, whole genome shotgun sequence, one region includes:
- the LOC113079837 gene encoding granzyme B-like codes for MTIISLLLLASLLAHLTFTAHVNVGIVNGREAKPHSRPYMVSVQAKEHHTCGGCLISNNYVMTAAHCRNDAPVLTVVLGAHDLKKSENSFRYTVDSYHQHPNYTKGSFVNDILLLKVTNCTYLVDILNFHAEKQPLQKNVQLNDNIKWISIPEEGSIIEAGSVCSVAGWGSLEAKGNKSDHLMETDVKVMNNTECEHKWGKKYFSTSQMMCVYGKGGSCDGDSGGPLVCGNTAVGVTSFGHPDLCNSPKKPEVYTKISAYLTWIKSIIGKFN; via the exons ATGACCAtcatctctctgctcctgctggcctctctgctggcacacctgaccttcactg CTCATGTGAATGTGGGTATAGTGAACGGCAGGGAAGCAAAACCCCACTCCAGACCTTACATGGTGTCTGTTCAAGCAAAGGAGCATCATACCTGTGGTGGATGCCTTATCTCTAATAATTATGTCATGACTGCTGCACATTGCCGAAACGA TGCTCCAGTTCTGACGGTTGTGCTAGGTGCACATGACCTAAAAAAGAGTGAAAATTCATTCCGATACACAGTGGATTCATATCATCAGCATCCAAACTACACTAAGGGATCCTTTGTTAATGACATCCTGCTTTTGAAGGTAACAAACTGCACTTATTTAGTTGACATATTAAACTTTCATGCAGAAAAACAGCCA ttacaAAAAAATGTGCAACTGAATGACAATATCAAGTGGATATCCATACCAGAAGAAGGAAGCATTATCGAGGCAGGTTCAGTTTGCAGTGTCGCAGGCTGGGGAAGTTTAGAAGCTAAGGGCAACAAAAGCGATCACCTCATGGAGACAGACGTGAAGGTCATGAATAATACGGAATGTGAACATAAATGGGGGAAGAAATACTTTTCAACTTCACAGATGATGTGTGTTTATGGCAAAGGAGGAAGCTGTGAT GGGGATTCAGGAGGTCCTTTGGTTTGTGGAAACACTGCAGTTGGTGTCACTTCTTTTGGTCACCCTGATCTCTGTAATTCCCCAAAGAAACCTGAAGTTTATACTAAGATTTCAGCATATCTTACATGGATAAAGAGCATAATTGGAAAATTTAATTGA